The genomic segment CGGCAAAGCATGGACCTCCAGCTTGCAACACTCCACACCGCCTCCCACAACACTGCGGCTGCCTGTCCCGGAAGGTTGCGCTCCGGCCTTACTCAGAATAAGTCATCAACGCCCATCGCCAGCCCCCCACGGATATGAGGACCCTGCACCCAGGAACCCTGCCTCCTCCCGCCCTGCCCGTCCACTCTCAGTACACCCGCTgctcacccatccacccacctgcCCACCACCTCGTTGCCGTCAGCCCACTCCAAACATCCCAAGCCCTGACTCaacccacccccttcctcctgcCACCTGCCACCTTTCCAACCTTATGTCCCCACCCTCTGCGCCTCACCTTCCctacctcctgcccccccccgccactagcacctgctgtattgaGAATACAACGGGCTTGACAGCTAGcgttataataaaatatattactgTAGATATTACAAAGGTACTTACATTCTGACTTGAAGTTTTCAGCTCTGCAAACAGGATCATGACATTTTTGATACCAGGTCTCCCTTTTCAGATCCACTATAATCCTGGAAATACAGGTGAAAGAGTTAGATTCAGTGTGTGGCGTGGCAGCAGTCCTTTGGAGAGGTCTCATTGGCTGCAAATCATAGTAGTACTTGACCGTTTTGATCTAAATATTTTTCATGCAGTATGAAACAAAGAATTAAAAATCAGTATTAGTCCTGATATTAACTTTCTGCCAACAAGCAATGTTATCAGCAAACCCAGATCTCTCTTGAAAAGAACAGATTCTTCCTTGAGTATGCTGAAGAAGAGTGGGGATGGGATTGATTCACTAGACTAGAACACAGTTTAGATATAAAACATTTGTTGCCATTTTTGTGACTTATTAGTTTGATACTGTACTTGGGAAGTGCATGTCATGTTACACAATTGAACAGAGAATTACATTAACAAATACTACTTTCTTATACATGATTTGTATTAAATCATATCCAAATGAATTAatgcaaaacaattttttaaaatttatttcttaaAGCCATTCTGCCAAAATAGTATTTTTAGATTTTTTCTGAACCAGCAActtattaacaaaatatttttaaagataattATACATACATTATATTGTTACTTTTGTGAGCTCTGCCAATATTTCTACACCAGCGATACTTAGAGATGTCATACACTAGAAGCTCTTCAAGAGAAAAATAATTCCATCGTCGTATCcctgcaaaaataaaatacttaATTTTCCAAGCAACTATATGACCTttaaaaagtacttctttctgttGGACACACAATATTTCTTACCTCCTTGAATGTTATCTTTATTGACTAAAGACACAACGAAGTTATCAATTTCTGGATAGGGTGAGCTCTGGCATCCAATGGGGACTATAAAAGAGGGATGTAAAGAGTACTCACTGTCAGGTTCCCTTTGCCTTACAGAACACAAACTATTTCTAAAGTTAATGAGATCATTCTGTTGTAATCAAACATGTCACAATTATATTGCTCAAGCATAATTGTGGTTACAAAACAATCTTTTCTAAATGTGTCAATTTTGCTTTCAAAAAGTCAAATTCTCAGTCTGTTGTGAAAAGGGAGTGAATCTTGTTCTCATCCCCACTTATCTGTAAcattataaaatcacaattatCTTCCTCCCATGTGCAACGTAATCTTTACATCAGTTGCCTGCCAGTAGCCTTTTAGTTACTgtacaaaattataaaaattgATGATGATAAGCACCTGACCATAAGCATATCTCTGTAAAGTTCATAATCCACTCATATATGCTAAAATCTACATACAAATGCTGAATGAAGTATTCAAGAACAGAAAgctattttttaaacttaaatttgTATTTAACATGGATTGAATGTAATTACCTGGGTTGTTACTAGAATGGCTGCCATCTAAGCAAACAGACCCTTCTTTTGTCTTTTCTGGATTGTCACAGGACAGAATTTTTAAACAACTTGAAAATCTGAACCAAAGAATAAACACAAGAGGGATGAGAAATAGGGATTTGCTTGATGCAAACCTCTTTTCCCAGATACTGTTTTTTGGTAGTGTGTCATGTTTTCACCCCATACTATAGCCACATATAAAAACAACCTATCAATTTGACTTGCAAAATTTCTTCTGAGTATTTGGAGAAGTGCATCAACTCAGAAAAAGGAGATTCTTATCCTAACAACAAGCAACAGCACTGATCAATATTAATCTTAAGGGCAGGGTGGCAAGATTTTTCCTCCTCTGTCCCTGCCTGTCCATCATGGAGTCAGTACCTattttttatgtatattttttaaattttctataCTGTATTCCCAGCAAGCTAGCTCAGGGTGGTGCATATCATATTAAAAAACCATAATAACAgcataaaatatttaattaaatttatGTGAGAACACGCTCAATCTATATGCAAATTTGCCTCCAATCCTGGATTCTGAATTGTCAAGGGAAAAAACTGGCTAATTCATCGATGCCTCAAGTGAGATAATGAACACACTCAGTAATAATGTAAATGAATTTTAGGAAAACGATTTAAAATTTCAGTAGAGAAACATAATTGTTACCTCACGTTACAGatcaaagaggaaaggaaatacTGCTCTTCTATAGAAGTATTCTTTACAGATTTAGGAACAAACTTGTTATCTTTAGCAATCTCTAAAATGACACTGTTTCCTGCTTTTGATGATTTATATAGTCGGAAATTTCTGTTCTTTGTATAAACACCTATAAAAAAATTAACCAATTAAATCTACAATtgcgttttttaaaattaagtcaaGTCACAGTCCAGTTCCATTTAAAattaagaaatttaaaatgataaaatgattACAGCAATATTTTATAAATCTATTTAGAGAATGTGTACACTGCCTGTCCAGACCCACTGGAGGCAGCTAGCAAGTCTGataaggggcggtatataaaaggATTCatatatataagtaaataaataaaagacaaagcaataaaaacatgCTAGGGCATAAATGCAACATAAAACAAACAGGGCAGTTTATGCTATTGATAAAATAGCCATCAAGCTTGGATCAGACATTAGATCAGCTAAAAGAGAGAAATAGTTTGGCCTGGGGCCTAAAGAACAATAAAGCGAGGTGCCAGGTAAATAGGGTCTCAACAGAGAGCTCTCTAAAGGTGaaatgccaccactgaaaaagcaacTTTACTCAGGAATAAATCCATGTTATTAAATGGGGACTGTTCCCAGAAAAGTTCCTAGAAAAACTGTTAAGTCAACAGTTTCTACATATATTTGAAATTagtagattcagagtacctttattggcaaaaaattgcaaagcataaaacgaaaaacGGGCGACGATTCCAAGATGGCAGCGGAGTGAGAGCAACTAGTTAACGCTCTTTTGATAAGCCTCCAAAAAGCTTCTACAAAGCCTCTAAAAAAACTTTTTGAAAATAGTATTAACACATATTTCCGAGAATGTtactaattttaaatatttaccaAGATCTACAAATAGTTGCTTTCCTCCATGTTTTCCATTTACTAATAGAAAAGAAAGATCTGAATTTTCTGTCTGTTTTGATGTCTCTTTCCCCTGTGTTCTGTGTAAATTCAGATGCCTGCTCTGTGACATGCCCTTCATTGCAATCTGGTTTTCACGGCAACTAGGCAAATGAGAAGTAGCCTCATAACTCTTAGAAACAGTAGAGACCAGCTGTTCCTCTGGAACCAATGGAACTTTATTCTTAGATAAAAAAATAGCAGGTTGCAGATTTGATCTTAAAAAGTTACCTTGAAACGAGAAAAAATGAGAATATCATTTGAAAAAGAACTATTTCAAATTTGATCAGAAACAATTCTGGCTTGGGGAAAAGTAATAAATCTAGTTACGTTTAGAAACAAAACCAGAATGTACATAGAGTATAAATTCCTATAGTCAACAAAGGGACCATGAGGAACAGAACATTTAAGTTGTGCAAACTGGAAACACTAAACCAGTGTATCCAATTCTCCTAATTTAGTTCTGTGTCAGCATGCCTTAAAACTAAGTTTCACACAAACTCTTTCCTCCCACTATTACATGTGCTCTATATTTTATGATATCAGTTAAATTAGACAGTTTCATCCCCTCAAGGTACCCACTTGTACTTTCATATATAACTATTTCAACTCACagacattttaatatttatttagttaatttATATCCACTTTTTCTACTCAATGGGGTTCAAAAGTCGCttacaacagtggtccgcaaccttttccaggctgcggaccggcggcagcggAGAGGCCGATCGCCGAGCCGCtcatgccacgcatgcacggccgggtCAGGAGCCTCATGTGCCTTTTGTACACAGTTAACTCTAGCGACTGGCAcgaactgaaccacaaagcaaaaattGTGATAAATGATGCTGATTGTGGTTCATGAACAGATGTTTGTGATGGGTCTCATGTCACAAatttccacaaacttttaaagcatttattggcagtttgtgaatggagcagaaagcagggatttaaaggaCTCTGcatccctttaaacccctgctttatGATTTTTACAAAAACGAGCATTGACCACTCAGCTGTGGGGAACAA from the Paroedura picta isolate Pp20150507F chromosome 10, Ppicta_v3.0, whole genome shotgun sequence genome contains:
- the PRIMPOL gene encoding DNA-directed primase/polymerase protein isoform X4 translates to MHCYEVIPENAVCKLYFDLEFYISMNPGADGQQMVAVLIEFICKKLKQHYGVKCSAEDVLNLDSSTEEKFSRHLIFQLHNAAFKSNIDIGNFLRSNLQPAIFLSKNKVPLVPEEQLVSTVSKSYEATSHLPSCRENQIAMKGMSQSRHLNLHRTQGKETSKQTENSDLSFLLVNGKHGGKQLFVDLGVYTKNRNFRLYKSSKAGNSVILEIAKDNKFVPKSVKNTSIEEQYFLSSLICNVRFSSCLKILSCDNPEKTKEGSVCLDGSHSSNNPVPIGCQSSPYPEIDNFVVSLVNKDNIQGGIRRWNYFSLEELLVYDISKYRWCRNIGRAHKSNNIMIIVDLKRETWYQKCHDPVCRAENFKSECFPLPSNTCLPFLFKEDEDYVYIMDGNGNIEEKANMQNSTGLSLAAKSESMGQNRRPSSVELDDELDDICFLEASEDVELADAVTNLHPQKNWDVDEIPDELLIDALRKHEVDEVQV